Proteins co-encoded in one Nonlabens agnitus genomic window:
- a CDS encoding transcription elongation factor has product MDETSWIQFKTAIHNKCLEIVQQQLDTIQSSMDQLMEAKSNETKSSAGDKYETGMAMIQNQEDLYKRQQIDAKQRWNVLQSIDSQVTNNSIGTGTLVHLSTGWFYIAVAIGKIEVDHKEVYIISKASPLGTLLRGKREADSLIFNQKTILINSIL; this is encoded by the coding sequence ATGGACGAGACAAGCTGGATTCAATTTAAAACTGCCATTCATAACAAATGCCTCGAAATAGTGCAACAGCAGTTGGATACCATACAATCCAGTATGGATCAACTGATGGAAGCCAAAAGCAACGAAACAAAAAGCAGTGCCGGCGATAAATATGAAACCGGTATGGCAATGATCCAGAACCAGGAAGATCTTTACAAAAGACAGCAAATTGATGCCAAACAACGTTGGAATGTACTTCAAAGCATAGACTCTCAAGTAACCAATAACTCTATAGGAACAGGAACATTAGTGCATCTATCTACGGGCTGGTTCTACATAGCTGTTGCCATTGGAAAAATTGAAGTCGATCATAAAGAGGTCTATATTATTTCTAAGGCATCACCTCTGGGTACTTTATTACGAGGGAAAAGAGAAGCTGATTCTTTAATATTCAACCAGAAAACAATATTGATAAATTCAATTTTATGA
- a CDS encoding putative signal transducing protein — protein MKNHIKIFTSDSITVHRMADVLENNNISVIVKDETESSRLAGFGVPENSVELFVSQEDAQKAQELIASIS, from the coding sequence ATGAAAAATCATATCAAAATATTTACCAGTGATTCCATAACCGTACACCGTATGGCAGACGTTTTGGAAAATAACAACATTTCGGTAATTGTCAAAGATGAAACCGAGTCTAGTAGATTGGCAGGCTTTGGAGTACCTGAGAACAGTGTAGAACTTTTTGTTTCACAAGAAGATGCGCAGAAAGCCCAAGAATTGATCGCATCAATATCCTAA
- the trhA gene encoding PAQR family membrane homeostasis protein TrhA: MPRAQTALEERWNVITHGFGFILFACTSVILLQQASSSAASYALLAIIIYGVSQLFLYAASTSYHYAKPEKIKWTLRKMDHISIYFSIAGTYTPVCLISLEQSSGWLILAAVWGVALFGTIWKLFFTGKFEAFSSILYLVMGWMVVLDLESLQAAFSAQQMMWLIAGGIFFSVGIVFYAWNKLYFNHVIWHFFVLGGSLSHLIMVWLILK; encoded by the coding sequence ATGCCTAGAGCACAAACCGCTCTGGAAGAGCGCTGGAACGTCATCACGCATGGTTTTGGATTTATCCTATTTGCATGCACTAGTGTTATTCTTTTGCAGCAAGCATCATCAAGTGCTGCATCTTATGCACTGCTCGCCATAATTATATATGGTGTGTCGCAATTATTTTTATATGCAGCATCCACCTCATATCACTATGCCAAGCCAGAAAAAATCAAGTGGACCTTGCGCAAGATGGATCACATCTCCATTTATTTTTCCATTGCAGGAACGTATACGCCAGTTTGCTTGATCAGTCTGGAGCAGAGTAGTGGCTGGCTCATTCTGGCAGCAGTTTGGGGCGTTGCTTTGTTTGGAACGATTTGGAAACTTTTCTTTACTGGTAAGTTTGAAGCTTTCTCGAGCATATTATATCTGGTGATGGGTTGGATGGTAGTTTTGGATCTGGAATCCTTGCAAGCTGCCTTTAGCGCACAGCAGATGATGTGGCTTATTGCTGGAGGCATTTTCTTCTCGGTTGGAATTGTTTTCTACGCTTGGAACAAGCTATACTTCAACCACGTCATTTGGCACTTTTTTGTTCTAGGCGGTAGCTTGAGTCACTTGATAATGGTATGGCTCATATTGAAATAG
- a CDS encoding ZIP family metal transporter, whose protein sequence is MMNLWLPFLAVVIGSATAFIFKEVSRQRMKLLLAFSGAFLLSAVATEFLPEIYESGDATFGIYLIAGVFVQIILEFFSKGAEHGHLHVHHDVTKFPIALFVSLCLHAFLEGMPLQEANGMTYGVAIHKIPIAFIFTGFLIANKASVTKILLVISIFAIMSPLGSIIAQYADFADAYMLPIKALVAGIVLHVSTTLILESSDGHQFNLAKMIVMLAGAGLAFMI, encoded by the coding sequence GATGAATTTGTGGTTGCCATTTCTCGCTGTCGTTATAGGCAGCGCAACGGCATTTATATTTAAAGAAGTTTCTAGGCAGCGCATGAAGTTATTGCTGGCATTTTCTGGAGCGTTTTTATTGAGCGCCGTGGCCACAGAATTTCTTCCCGAGATTTATGAATCTGGTGATGCAACTTTTGGCATTTACCTCATCGCAGGTGTTTTTGTACAGATCATTCTAGAGTTTTTCTCAAAAGGAGCTGAACATGGTCACCTTCACGTACATCATGATGTTACTAAATTTCCCATCGCGTTATTTGTAAGCCTATGTTTACACGCCTTTCTGGAAGGTATGCCGCTGCAAGAAGCTAATGGTATGACCTATGGTGTGGCGATTCACAAAATACCTATCGCCTTCATTTTTACAGGATTCCTGATTGCTAATAAGGCTTCAGTTACTAAAATACTTTTGGTCATTTCCATTTTTGCGATCATGTCTCCGTTGGGAAGCATCATCGCACAATACGCAGATTTCGCTGACGCCTACATGCTTCCCATCAAGGCATTAGTAGCTGGGATCGTTTTACACGTTTCTACCACATTGATTCTGGAATCCAGTGATGGACACCAATTCAATCTTGCCAAAATGATTGTAATGCTGGCTGGTGCCGGACTGGCTTTTATGATTTAG
- a CDS encoding S8 family serine peptidase: MKSLVVLIVMLFTVSLSAQELHALVYFKDKPNVQSSLENPSTILTQRALDRKQRHGIAIDERDVPMNQNYVNTVKSQPGIDYRTQSKWFNAVHVVATFENLEILKNLSFVDRVEYADQTKNATVGQREKFNEDITLPANYGAATNQIEMIGLDDLHNRGFTGDGILMAITDSGFPNVDINRAFETARSENRIVSGYDFVAGDASFYGDHFHGARVFSIIAGQINTATDNYIGTAPDASYYLFRTEDAASETPVEMSYWVAAAERADSLGVDVMNVSLGYLGFDNSNESLTYQDMNGTSVISRGATIASEKGVLVVTSAGNFGNSASYPWIAAPADAPGVFAIGAVTASGIKSSFSSIGPTVDGRIRPHIVAQGSATALVHENDGQIVTGNGTSYSGPVIAGAMACLLQAYPNLTPAQLMQAVQDSGSQATNPDNQLGYGIPDFGKTFQTLSSQQVTAMDDLKYYVKDRILHVYIAQGESAIPFQLYNLQGQLLIDKNILPQDTIDLNGFSSGIYLFRWKEKAFKIALN; the protein is encoded by the coding sequence ATGAAATCTCTAGTCGTTTTAATAGTGATGCTTTTCACGGTATCGCTTTCTGCTCAAGAACTGCATGCACTGGTTTATTTTAAGGATAAGCCTAATGTGCAGAGTTCGCTGGAGAATCCATCAACCATTCTTACGCAACGGGCATTGGATCGCAAGCAACGTCACGGCATTGCCATCGATGAGCGTGACGTTCCCATGAATCAGAATTATGTGAACACCGTTAAATCACAGCCTGGTATAGATTACCGTACTCAATCTAAATGGTTCAATGCTGTACATGTGGTGGCAACTTTTGAGAACTTGGAAATCTTGAAGAATTTGAGTTTTGTGGATCGAGTGGAATATGCAGACCAGACCAAAAATGCGACTGTCGGTCAACGAGAAAAATTCAATGAAGACATCACCTTACCTGCCAATTATGGCGCTGCCACTAATCAGATTGAAATGATAGGTTTGGATGATTTGCATAATCGTGGATTTACCGGCGATGGAATCCTAATGGCCATAACTGATAGTGGTTTCCCTAATGTAGATATCAATAGAGCTTTTGAGACCGCTAGATCAGAAAACAGAATTGTAAGTGGCTACGACTTTGTAGCTGGTGACGCTAGTTTTTATGGCGATCATTTTCACGGCGCACGAGTCTTTAGCATTATCGCCGGGCAAATCAATACAGCGACTGATAATTATATAGGCACGGCTCCAGATGCCAGCTACTACCTATTTAGAACTGAAGACGCCGCCAGTGAAACTCCAGTCGAAATGAGTTACTGGGTCGCCGCTGCAGAGCGCGCCGATTCTTTAGGTGTTGATGTCATGAATGTCTCGTTGGGATATCTGGGGTTTGATAATTCCAATGAAAGCCTTACGTATCAAGATATGAATGGTACTTCTGTGATTTCTCGTGGCGCGACCATAGCAAGTGAAAAAGGAGTGCTGGTCGTGACCAGTGCTGGAAATTTTGGGAATAGTGCCAGCTATCCGTGGATTGCTGCACCAGCAGATGCTCCAGGTGTGTTTGCGATAGGCGCGGTAACCGCAAGTGGTATAAAATCCAGTTTTTCCAGTATAGGTCCAACGGTCGATGGACGCATACGTCCGCACATAGTCGCTCAAGGATCTGCCACCGCACTAGTACATGAGAATGACGGTCAGATTGTGACGGGAAATGGTACCAGTTACAGTGGTCCTGTCATCGCTGGAGCGATGGCGTGCTTACTGCAGGCTTATCCCAATTTGACGCCAGCACAGCTCATGCAAGCCGTTCAAGATTCAGGATCTCAGGCCACAAATCCAGACAACCAGTTAGGCTACGGTATTCCAGATTTCGGCAAGACCTTTCAAACCTTGTCCAGCCAGCAAGTTACCGCCATGGATGATTTGAAGTATTATGTTAAGGACCGTATTTTACACGTCTATATCGCTCAAGGCGAAAGCGCAATTCCTTTCCAACTCTACAACCTTCAAGGTCAATTGTTGATCGATAAAAACATCCTGCCACAGGACACCATAGATTTAAACGGATTCTCAAGCGGGATCTATCTTTTTAGATGGAAGGAGAAAGCGTTTAAGATTGCTTTAAACTAG
- a CDS encoding fasciclin domain-containing protein: protein MKTLLKPLAVAFLAIAAISVTSCDSDDDANLVIQDSAFDITVNNPNFSTLKTALERTGLDAALDDPTATFTVFAPTNDAFEDFLEANDFTTLDEIPQDVLENVLRNHVLGSVNRAADLESNYYKTLAVNADGDSFDMFINTNDGILINNFVFVELGSSDIPVSNGVVHVVDEVITLPTVATLAASNPTFSNLVTALSQEQLVPALQNTMTTGTNPAPFTVFAPTNDAFQALIDADPNDGLNSIADVLALDNLDAILLYHVASGAAVRQEDITDGLVVDPITTGTFTINTTNGVTITDGSGNNDIEVIATNVTGSNGVVHAIDFVLLPE, encoded by the coding sequence ATGAAAACCCTATTAAAACCTTTAGCAGTTGCATTCCTAGCAATTGCAGCAATCAGTGTAACAAGTTGTGATTCTGACGACGACGCAAACCTTGTCATTCAAGACAGTGCTTTTGACATCACCGTCAATAATCCAAACTTTTCCACCTTAAAAACGGCCTTAGAAAGAACCGGATTAGATGCAGCATTGGATGATCCTACAGCTACCTTTACCGTTTTTGCGCCTACAAATGACGCTTTTGAAGATTTTCTTGAAGCAAATGATTTTACTACACTGGACGAAATCCCACAGGATGTTCTTGAAAATGTATTAAGAAATCACGTTTTAGGTTCTGTCAATAGAGCAGCAGACTTGGAGTCCAACTATTACAAAACCTTAGCAGTAAACGCAGATGGAGATTCCTTTGATATGTTTATCAATACTAATGACGGTATTTTAATTAACAACTTTGTATTTGTTGAACTTGGTTCATCAGACATTCCGGTTAGTAACGGAGTTGTTCATGTTGTTGACGAAGTAATTACCCTACCAACAGTAGCGACCCTTGCGGCGTCAAATCCAACGTTTTCAAATTTAGTTACCGCTCTAAGCCAAGAACAATTAGTTCCCGCACTACAGAATACTATGACTACTGGAACAAATCCAGCACCATTTACAGTATTCGCTCCAACAAATGATGCATTTCAAGCTTTAATTGATGCAGATCCTAATGATGGTCTTAATTCTATTGCAGATGTACTTGCCCTAGATAATTTAGACGCGATCCTATTGTACCATGTGGCTTCTGGTGCCGCAGTGCGTCAAGAAGATATCACTGATGGACTGGTCGTAGACCCGATAACCACAGGAACTTTTACTATCAACACTACGAATGGTGTTACCATTACAGATGGCTCTGGGAATAATGATATTGAAGTTATTGCTACCAATGTTACTGGAAGTAATGGTGTAGTTCACGCTATTGACTTTGTGTTACTTCCTGAATAG
- the mnmA gene encoding tRNA 2-thiouridine(34) synthase MnmA has protein sequence MAKVVVGLSGGVDSSVAAHLLKEQGHEVIGLFMKNWHDDTVTISDECPWLEDSNDAMLVADKLGIPFQTVDLSEQYKERIVNYMFDEYARGRTPNPDVLCNREIKFDVFMDIALDLGADFVATGHYCQKTTTQENGNTIHHLISGADAGKDQSYFLCQVSQEQLAKTLFPIGHLQKSEVREIAAAKGLITAGKKDSQGLCFIGKVRLPDFLQQQLKPKTGNIVEIPTHLSVSRMSELSSDDEVVSLSRKRTYQESDGILKGQHQGAHYFTRGQRRGLNVGGTPEPLFVIETDVDTNTIYVGQGKDHAGLYRRGLVIQPDEVHWIRTDLKLEVGESMEVMGRIRYRQKLEPAKLYQREDGLYMIFDAPQSAISPGQFAAWYKNGECLGSGVIA, from the coding sequence ATGGCAAAAGTAGTAGTAGGACTTTCTGGTGGAGTAGACTCAAGTGTCGCCGCGCATCTTTTAAAAGAGCAAGGTCATGAGGTGATAGGGCTTTTTATGAAGAACTGGCACGATGACACCGTTACCATCAGTGACGAGTGTCCATGGTTGGAAGATTCAAACGATGCAATGCTGGTGGCTGATAAGCTGGGAATACCGTTCCAGACCGTCGATTTGAGTGAGCAATACAAGGAACGCATTGTCAACTATATGTTTGACGAGTATGCGCGCGGCCGCACGCCCAATCCTGATGTGCTGTGCAATCGAGAGATCAAGTTTGATGTTTTTATGGATATCGCCTTGGACCTTGGAGCAGACTTTGTTGCGACGGGTCACTACTGCCAGAAAACCACCACACAAGAAAACGGAAATACCATTCATCATTTGATTTCTGGAGCGGATGCCGGCAAGGACCAGAGCTATTTTTTATGCCAAGTCTCGCAGGAGCAGCTTGCCAAAACCCTTTTTCCTATAGGTCATCTTCAAAAAAGTGAAGTGCGCGAGATCGCTGCCGCAAAAGGCTTGATCACTGCAGGCAAAAAGGACAGTCAAGGATTGTGCTTCATTGGTAAAGTTCGACTACCTGATTTTTTACAGCAGCAACTCAAACCCAAAACTGGAAATATCGTAGAGATACCAACGCATTTAAGCGTTTCCAGAATGTCAGAATTGAGCAGTGATGATGAGGTGGTTTCGCTTTCGCGAAAGCGAACTTATCAAGAATCTGATGGAATCCTTAAAGGTCAGCATCAAGGAGCACACTATTTTACACGTGGCCAGCGCCGCGGCTTGAATGTAGGTGGCACTCCAGAGCCGTTGTTTGTCATTGAGACTGATGTGGATACCAATACGATTTATGTAGGTCAAGGAAAGGACCATGCCGGTTTGTATCGCCGCGGGCTCGTGATACAACCAGATGAAGTGCACTGGATAAGAACTGATTTGAAACTGGAAGTAGGCGAATCCATGGAAGTCATGGGTCGCATACGGTATCGTCAAAAGTTGGAGCCAGCCAAGCTGTACCAGCGAGAAGATGGACTTTATATGATTTTTGATGCGCCACAGAGTGCGATTTCACCAGGACAGTTTGCAGCTTGGTATAAAAATGGAGAGTGTTTGGGTTCTGGCGTAATTGCTTAA
- the trmD gene encoding tRNA (guanosine(37)-N1)-methyltransferase TrmD gives MRIDIITVLPELIQSPFEASILKRAVEKGIVEVHMHDLRRYGLNKYNQVDDYQYGGGAGMVMMIEPIDKMITELSADRKYDEIIYMTPDGETLNQGIANQLSLKENIIILCGHYKGVDQRVRDLYVTKEISIGDYVLSGGELGAAVLCDAVIRLIPNVISDETSALTDSFQDGLLAPPVYTRPAEYKGAKVPEILLSGNLPKIDEWREEQAFKRTKERRPDLLTDD, from the coding sequence TTGAGAATAGACATCATTACCGTACTACCAGAATTAATCCAAAGTCCTTTTGAAGCGTCTATATTGAAGCGCGCGGTCGAAAAAGGAATCGTGGAAGTGCACATGCACGACCTGCGCAGATATGGTTTGAACAAGTACAACCAGGTAGATGATTATCAATATGGAGGTGGCGCCGGCATGGTCATGATGATTGAACCTATTGATAAAATGATTACAGAGTTGAGTGCAGATCGCAAGTACGATGAGATCATTTACATGACACCAGACGGAGAAACCTTGAATCAAGGCATCGCCAATCAGTTGTCATTAAAAGAGAACATCATCATATTATGTGGACATTATAAAGGAGTTGATCAACGTGTGCGGGACCTGTATGTGACCAAGGAAATTTCCATAGGCGATTATGTATTGAGCGGTGGCGAGTTGGGTGCTGCCGTATTATGTGACGCTGTGATAAGGCTGATTCCCAATGTGATAAGCGATGAAACTAGCGCGCTGACGGACAGCTTTCAGGATGGACTACTGGCGCCACCGGTATATACTAGACCAGCAGAATATAAAGGTGCCAAGGTTCCTGAAATTTTATTGAGCGGTAATCTGCCTAAAATTGATGAATGGCGAGAAGAACAAGCATTTAAAAGAACAAAAGAACGACGACCCGATCTTTTAACTGATGATTAA
- a CDS encoding NAD(P)H-dependent flavin oxidoreductase, translating to MSNKITQLFQIKYPIVQGGMVWASGWKLASAVSNAGGLGLIGAGSMYPHVLREHIQKTKKATNKPYGVNVPLLYSDLDEILEIIKEEKVPIVFTSAGNPKSYTPQLKEAGITVVHVVSSVKFALKSQEAGVDAVVAEGFEAGGHNGREESTTLTLIPQVAKAIDIPLMAAGGIATGRAMLAAMTLGADGVQVGSRFVCTPEASSHINFKKAIVEAGEGDTHLTLKELAPVRLMRNKFWNQVQELYQQSPTKEDLTQLLGRARAKKGMFEGDLDNGELEIGQVSGLIDDIIPAAQVVEDMVGEYEAARKEMMEKSLYA from the coding sequence ATGAGCAATAAAATCACTCAACTTTTTCAAATCAAATATCCCATTGTTCAAGGCGGTATGGTCTGGGCAAGCGGTTGGAAACTGGCCAGTGCCGTAAGCAATGCAGGTGGTTTAGGCCTGATAGGTGCTGGGTCGATGTATCCACATGTGCTGCGCGAACACATTCAAAAAACAAAGAAAGCTACAAACAAACCTTATGGTGTGAATGTGCCTTTACTTTACTCTGATCTGGATGAGATTCTGGAAATCATCAAAGAGGAAAAAGTGCCTATTGTATTCACTAGTGCTGGTAATCCCAAAAGCTACACTCCACAATTAAAAGAAGCAGGAATTACAGTAGTTCACGTGGTAAGTTCCGTGAAATTTGCCTTGAAATCTCAAGAAGCTGGAGTTGATGCCGTCGTGGCAGAAGGTTTTGAAGCTGGTGGCCATAATGGACGTGAAGAATCCACCACCTTAACCTTGATACCACAGGTCGCAAAAGCTATTGATATTCCCTTAATGGCCGCTGGTGGTATCGCTACGGGTAGAGCCATGCTGGCAGCAATGACATTGGGCGCTGATGGTGTTCAAGTAGGTAGTAGGTTTGTCTGTACTCCAGAAGCCAGCAGTCATATCAATTTTAAAAAAGCGATTGTAGAAGCAGGTGAAGGTGATACCCACTTGACTCTAAAGGAATTGGCGCCCGTACGATTGATGCGCAACAAATTCTGGAATCAGGTGCAGGAATTATATCAGCAATCGCCAACTAAGGAAGATCTGACCCAATTGCTGGGAAGAGCCAGAGCAAAAAAAGGCATGTTTGAAGGTGATCTCGATAATGGTGAGTTAGAAATAGGTCAAGTATCTGGATTGATTGATGACATCATTCCTGCGGCCCAAGTCGTTGAAGACATGGTCGGAGAATATGAAGCGGCCCGCAAAGAAATGATGGAAAAATCCTTGTATGCCTAG
- a CDS encoding DUF1569 domain-containing protein produces the protein MKNPLQKQFDQLETYLEKGNLVAPNVSAKGIYWHIDHSLRILEGVPEMMRQSKPEDFKPKSSLLKFVIMNTSWMPRGKGKAPKDVLPDEGELDKDSIKVRLDRTFHQVNSIRDLDEKAFMRHPLFGSLDKKETIKFLKIHTHHHIKILKDIVKKSNA, from the coding sequence ATGAAAAATCCTTTGCAAAAACAATTTGACCAACTTGAAACTTATCTTGAGAAAGGAAATCTGGTGGCGCCCAATGTTTCGGCTAAAGGGATTTACTGGCACATTGATCACAGTTTACGCATTCTGGAAGGTGTTCCAGAAATGATGCGCCAGTCAAAGCCAGAGGACTTCAAACCTAAATCTTCCTTGCTCAAGTTTGTGATTATGAATACAAGCTGGATGCCTCGTGGCAAGGGAAAAGCTCCTAAGGATGTACTGCCAGATGAAGGTGAGTTAGATAAAGATTCAATTAAGGTGCGATTGGATCGCACATTCCATCAGGTGAATTCCATTAGGGATCTGGATGAAAAGGCTTTTATGCGTCATCCATTATTTGGGTCATTGGATAAAAAGGAAACGATCAAATTCCTAAAGATCCACACGCATCACCACATCAAGATCTTGAAGGATATCGTCAAGAAAAGTAACGCTTAA
- a CDS encoding fasciclin domain-containing protein — protein MSSTMKKFLNSFLFLSVLVLAVSCVDDDDNMNVINGPTALDFLEESPDHTSMVAALERTQLDFTLDQEGSLTIFAPNNQAFSTFLAANSYSSIEAVPEDLLRTILLYHVQSDIKTTGQFNSQYFKTLAQVGNAQIDVFVEVENNTLRINDESTVTDPDNRVSNGIVHIVDDVLDLPSIYTLISSNPNFSNLTTALDQEGLSIVLDNNDDASAPFTLFAPSDPAFAAFIASDPNDQFETIQDVLDQNNFDDKLLYHVLGSQALRQDAFENGATIDPLGTGTFTVNTTSGISIIDGSGNTINLVATNITAFNGVIHTLDFVLQQQ, from the coding sequence ATGAGTAGTACTATGAAGAAGTTTTTGAATTCATTTTTGTTTTTGAGTGTTTTGGTGTTAGCGGTTTCCTGTGTGGATGACGATGATAACATGAATGTGATCAACGGCCCAACGGCACTGGATTTTCTAGAAGAAAGTCCAGATCATACTAGCATGGTGGCAGCCCTAGAACGTACCCAATTGGATTTTACACTGGATCAAGAAGGTAGTTTGACCATTTTTGCACCTAACAACCAGGCGTTTTCAACCTTTCTTGCAGCCAATAGCTACAGTAGTATCGAAGCTGTGCCCGAGGACTTATTGAGAACCATATTGTTGTATCATGTGCAATCTGATATCAAAACCACTGGTCAATTCAATTCTCAATATTTCAAAACATTGGCGCAAGTAGGCAATGCCCAGATCGATGTATTTGTAGAAGTTGAGAACAACACCTTGCGTATCAATGATGAGTCAACGGTGACAGATCCCGATAATCGCGTGAGCAATGGTATAGTTCACATCGTTGATGATGTGCTGGATTTACCCAGCATTTATACGCTTATTAGTTCCAATCCTAATTTTTCAAATCTGACTACGGCTTTGGATCAGGAAGGTTTAAGTATCGTACTGGACAATAATGACGATGCATCTGCACCATTTACGCTTTTTGCACCTAGTGATCCAGCTTTTGCTGCGTTCATAGCTTCAGACCCTAATGATCAATTTGAGACCATTCAAGACGTGCTGGACCAGAATAATTTTGACGATAAGTTGCTGTATCATGTTTTGGGTAGTCAGGCATTGCGCCAGGATGCCTTTGAAAATGGCGCGACGATTGATCCTTTAGGAACAGGAACTTTTACCGTAAATACGACTAGCGGTATTTCAATCATTGACGGCTCGGGAAATACCATCAATCTTGTAGCGACCAATATTACTGCTTTCAATGGCGTGATTCACACACTGGACTTTGTACTGCAACAGCAATAG